The region AAGGACCGCGCGCTGCAGGACGCCCTGCGGCGGGTGGTCGGGCTGGAGCGGGACCTCGAGGAGCGGGAGAGCGAGATACAGCGCCTCAGGCAGGAGATAGAGGGGCTCGAGGAGCGGCTGGAGCGGGAGCGGGAGCTGCGGCGGCGGCTCGCGGAGCCCGCCAACCTCCTGCGCGCCGGGATAGAGCTCTTCAACGAGTCGGGGCACCTGCGGACCGTCGGCTCCCTCTCCCGCACCCTGGGGCCGCCGGAGGTCCACGTGGAGCTGGAGGAGGGCGGGGAGCCCGCGGTGCTGCTCACCTTCACCTGGCAGGGGATAAGCTGGCAGACCTACGCCGCCAACCCCAACCCCGACGTGGAGGAGCCGCGGGTGTACCTGAGGAGCGCCGGGGAAGATCTCTCCGGGGTGGAGACGAAGCCCCCGAACGCCCGCATCGGGCCGGGGGGGAAGGTGCTGCTCGGGCTCTAGGGCTCCTCGCGCTTCTTCTCGCCGGGGAGCTCCTTCTCCTGCTTCTCCCGGCTGAACTCTGCGGTGAAGTCCCTCACGCCTCGCCCGAGGGCCCTGAGCAGCCCGGGGATGCGCTTCGGGCCCAGGATGAGGAAAACTATAAAGAGCAGGATGAACATCTCCAGAAACCCGAAGCTCACCGGTACCTCCCCGCCTCCATCAGCGCCTTGAGCCTCACCAGCGAGCGCTCCCCGTTTCTGCGGGCGAAGCGCTCCATGCCGGCGAGGCGGGCCGCCCGCCGCAGGACGGCCCCCTCGGGGGCGAAGCTGCCCGTGTAGCGGACGGTGCAGCAGCCCTCGCCCTCCGGCCTCACCTCCACCGTGCCCCCGCCCTCCACCGTCGAGGTGTACACCCAGCGGATGCGCCCCCCCGAGCGCTCGACGACCCGGGCCTCCGGCCGCAGCCTCCCCACCGGGCTCTCCAGGTGCAGCCGGTAGGCGTCCCCGCCGAGGTCTTCGATCTCCTCCACCCCCACCATCCAGTTGCGGGCGTTGCGGAAGTCCGAGAGGTAGGAGGCGACGCTCCCCGCGGGGGCCATGATGCGCTGGCTGATGTCTACGGTGGCCCGGCCGCTCACGACCAGCCCAGCTCCTCCAGCCGCTCGTCGCTGATGCCGAAGTGGTGGGCTATCTCGTGCACCACGGTGATCCTGACCTGCTCCTCCAGCTCCTCCGGGGGGAAGTCCCGCTCCAGCGGGCCGCGGAAGATGGTGATCCTGTCGGGGAGGATCCCGTAGTAGCCGGCCCCGCGCTCGGTGAGGGGCACGCCCTCGTAGAGGCCGTAGAGGGTGTCCTCCGGCCCGGTGCCCGCCAGCGGCGTGGAGTAGTCCGGCCAGTCCTCGACGACGATGGCGACGTTGTCCAGGAGCGACGCCAGCTCCGGCGGCAGCCCCTCCAGCGCCCGCTCGACGAGCTCGTAGAATTCTTCGGTCTTCTCGCTCACCGCAGGGGTTATTGTACAGCCCCGGCGGATCAGCCGGTCTCCCGGGCGCCCCGGCGCTCGGGCTCCCAGTGCTGGACCGCCCGGCGGACGTGCTCGGCCATGAGCCGCTCGGCGTCCGGGGCGCGCCCCTCGTCTACGGCGGCCAGGATCTCGCGGTGCTCGGCGACGTCCTCGGCCTGCCAGTCGGAGACGGCGTACCGGCGGGAGAGCAGCCTCCTCCCGACCTCGACGAGCCACAGCGACTCGAGCACCCGCACGAGCTCCTCGTTGCCGGTGGCGCGCGCGAGCGCGAGGTGGAAGTCGCGGCTGGCGTCGTGCGCCTCGATGCCGCTTGAG is a window of Rubrobacter xylanophilus DSM 9941 DNA encoding:
- a CDS encoding Sec-independent protein translocase subunit TatA/TatB, yielding MSFGFLEMFILLFIVFLILGPKRIPGLLRALGRGVRDFTAEFSREKQEKELPGEKKREEP
- a CDS encoding SRPBCC family protein — encoded protein: MSGRATVDISQRIMAPAGSVASYLSDFRNARNWMVGVEEIEDLGGDAYRLHLESPVGRLRPEARVVERSGGRIRWVYTSTVEGGGTVEVRPEGEGCCTVRYTGSFAPEGAVLRRAARLAGMERFARRNGERSLVRLKALMEAGRYR
- a CDS encoding metallopeptidase family protein, which encodes MSEKTEEFYELVERALEGLPPELASLLDNVAIVVEDWPDYSTPLAGTGPEDTLYGLYEGVPLTERGAGYYGILPDRITIFRGPLERDFPPEELEEQVRITVVHEIAHHFGISDERLEELGWS